A part of Desulfomicrobium baculatum DSM 4028 genomic DNA contains:
- the tig gene encoding trigger factor, which produces MEYKVEELSPVKRKVAVEVSVEEVHAALAATVALYRKGADIKGFRKGKVPSSVVEAKYRKQIYGEATTDLINYHINDILGELKLSPLSRIDVDAKEMERDENFSYSFSFEIAPSFDLPEYKGLAVEEEDVVVDPQQVEDVIERIRQNMAKTVIIKEERPAATGDIAVIDFQAFQDGAAMEGIAANKFELPLGEGNSLPEFEDIVIGMTPGETRENALTFPADFINDKLAGQTVSMQVTLHAIKARNLPEVDDDFADQAGGYSSVQDLKDAIEKSYVSTRKQLVKGDAQKKLLDGIKAEISFELPQSIVEEQIDKQIVELQGKLERQGKSLDSLGRTPAELREENRAQAEDVVKSSLVLLAIANAENLTVDPQEVDLVLQKMAASTGQDFHSIKDYYEQHNLMIPLKDRVLADKAMELIYENATVTTVPPAAAPNA; this is translated from the coding sequence AAGTGTCGAGGAAGTGCATGCCGCGCTGGCCGCCACCGTGGCCCTGTACCGCAAGGGTGCCGACATCAAGGGCTTTCGCAAGGGCAAGGTCCCGTCCTCCGTGGTCGAGGCCAAGTACCGCAAGCAGATTTACGGCGAGGCCACGACCGACCTGATCAACTATCATATCAATGATATTCTGGGCGAACTCAAGCTCTCCCCCCTGTCCCGCATCGACGTGGATGCCAAGGAGATGGAGCGGGACGAGAATTTTTCCTATTCCTTTTCTTTTGAAATCGCTCCCTCTTTCGACCTGCCCGAGTACAAGGGCCTGGCCGTTGAAGAGGAAGACGTGGTCGTCGACCCGCAGCAGGTTGAGGACGTCATCGAGCGTATCCGTCAGAACATGGCCAAGACCGTGATCATTAAAGAGGAGCGTCCCGCCGCTACCGGCGACATCGCAGTCATCGACTTCCAGGCTTTCCAGGACGGAGCCGCCATGGAAGGGATCGCAGCCAACAAGTTTGAGCTCCCCTTGGGCGAAGGCAATTCCTTGCCCGAGTTCGAGGATATCGTCATCGGCATGACGCCCGGCGAAACCAGGGAGAATGCGCTGACCTTTCCCGCGGATTTCATCAACGACAAGCTGGCCGGCCAGACCGTGTCCATGCAGGTCACCCTGCATGCCATCAAGGCCCGCAATCTTCCCGAGGTCGATGATGATTTTGCCGACCAGGCCGGCGGCTACTCTTCGGTGCAGGATCTGAAGGACGCCATCGAGAAGTCCTATGTTTCGACCCGCAAGCAGCTGGTCAAGGGCGATGCCCAGAAGAAGCTCCTGGACGGCATCAAGGCCGAGATCAGCTTCGAGCTGCCGCAGAGCATCGTCGAAGAGCAGATCGACAAGCAGATCGTGGAGCTGCAGGGCAAGCTTGAGCGTCAGGGCAAGAGCCTCGACTCTCTGGGTCGCACTCCTGCGGAGCTGCGCGAAGAGAACCGCGCGCAGGCCGAGGACGTGGTCAAGTCCTCGCTGGTCCTGCTGGCTATCGCGAATGCCGAAAATCTGACGGTCGATCCGCAGGAAGTGGATCTGGTCCTGCAGAAGATGGCCGCATCCACCGGTCAGGACTTCCATTCCATCAAGGATTATTACGAGCAGCACAATCTGATGATCCCGCTGAAAGATCGGGTCCTGGCCGACAAAGCCATGGAGCTTATTTACGAAAACGCCACGGTGACCACGGTTCCCCCGGCAGCCGCCCCGAACGCATAG
- the clpP gene encoding ATP-dependent Clp endopeptidase proteolytic subunit ClpP translates to MVSNSVFVIENTGRGERMYDIYSRLLKDRIVLLGTPIDDHVANSICAQLLFLESENPEKQIYMYINSPGGAVTAGMAIYDTMQYISAPVATLCIGQAASMAAVLLAAGEKGMRYTLPHSRIMIHQPMGGFQGQATDIAIQAKEIIRLRGELNGILANHTGQTLEKVEQDTERDYFMSGEEACAYGLIDQVLASRKELE, encoded by the coding sequence ATGGTCAGTAATTCCGTATTCGTCATTGAAAACACCGGCCGCGGCGAGCGGATGTACGATATATATTCCCGCCTGCTCAAAGACCGCATCGTGCTTCTGGGCACTCCCATCGACGACCACGTCGCCAATTCCATCTGCGCCCAGCTGCTTTTTCTGGAGTCGGAAAATCCGGAGAAGCAGATCTACATGTACATCAACTCTCCCGGCGGGGCAGTGACGGCCGGCATGGCCATCTATGACACCATGCAGTACATCTCCGCGCCCGTGGCCACCCTGTGCATCGGCCAGGCCGCAAGCATGGCGGCGGTGCTTCTGGCCGCCGGCGAGAAGGGCATGCGCTACACGCTGCCGCATTCACGCATCATGATCCACCAGCCCATGGGCGGTTTCCAGGGCCAGGCCACGGACATCGCCATCCAGGCCAAGGAAATCATCCGTCTGCGCGGGGAATTGAACGGCATCCTGGCGAATCACACCGGCCAGACGCTGGAAAAGGTTGAACAGGACACGGAACGGGATTATTTCATGAGCGGGGAAGAAGCCTGCGCTTACGGTCTCATCGACCAGGTCCTGGCCTCCCGCAAGGAACTGGAATAG